In one window of Streptomyces sp. FXJ1.172 DNA:
- a CDS encoding GAF and ANTAR domain-containing protein encodes MLAEFADREVMTMPSGSSAHSAGGYEPSEADERLRVIEALATAARGVDAQQAPEALCRACVGLLPVTGASVSISGGATVRATLCASDRVAAWLAEAQFTLGDGPCQTALDVAAPVLAVDLAKEPDSRRWPLFAHQALALGVRALFSLPLGVGGVAIGTLDLYRDRPGGLSVSELSIALWARDAVTFAVMNLHPRHHGIEPAPEDEAASWVEASEAEHSEVYQAMGIVMVQLGVDPEEALDRMRARAFVEGRTVTEVARDVITRTLHFRPQ; translated from the coding sequence TTGCTGGCCGAGTTCGCCGACCGGGAGGTGATGACCATGCCGTCCGGCTCCTCGGCGCACTCCGCGGGCGGGTACGAACCGTCGGAGGCGGATGAGCGGCTGCGCGTGATCGAGGCGCTCGCAACTGCCGCCAGAGGCGTCGACGCCCAGCAGGCCCCGGAGGCCCTGTGCCGCGCCTGCGTAGGTCTCCTGCCGGTCACTGGTGCCTCTGTGTCGATCTCCGGCGGCGCCACGGTGCGAGCCACCTTGTGCGCCAGTGACCGTGTCGCGGCCTGGCTGGCGGAAGCGCAGTTCACCCTGGGTGACGGGCCCTGTCAGACCGCGCTCGACGTGGCGGCACCGGTGCTGGCCGTGGACCTCGCCAAGGAGCCGGACAGCAGGCGGTGGCCACTCTTCGCCCATCAGGCCCTCGCACTGGGCGTGCGGGCGCTGTTCTCGCTGCCGCTGGGGGTCGGGGGAGTGGCGATCGGCACCCTCGACCTCTATCGCGACCGGCCCGGTGGGCTGTCGGTGAGCGAGCTGAGCATCGCGCTGTGGGCGCGGGACGCGGTCACGTTCGCGGTCATGAACCTGCATCCTCGGCACCACGGCATCGAACCGGCGCCGGAGGACGAGGCAGCGTCATGGGTGGAGGCTTCGGAGGCCGAGCACAGCGAGGTCTATCAGGCCATGGGCATAGTGATGGTGCAGCTCGGTGTGGACCCCGAGGAGGCACTCGACCGGATGCGGGCGCGCGCCTTCGTCGAGGGTCGTACGGTCACGGAAGTGGCCCGTGATGTGATCACTCGCACCCTTCACTTCCGGCCTCAGTGA